The following are encoded together in the Mesoterricola sediminis genome:
- a CDS encoding DUF421 domain-containing protein: MSAALLLPVGESLWKLGQPWWEFVLRAALVYGFLLGILRLTGKRQVSQMSPFDLVLLLVLSNAVQNSMNAGDNTVTAGLVLVTALVAINAAMGWLTFRFKRVESLVEGQPLLLVHNGAVIPAALAEERVTRHELMAALRAVGLTSLDEVHVAVLESNGHISVIPRVRTPEAPGGSGLSG; the protein is encoded by the coding sequence ATGAGCGCCGCCCTGCTCCTGCCCGTGGGCGAGAGCCTCTGGAAGCTGGGCCAGCCCTGGTGGGAGTTCGTGCTCCGGGCCGCCCTGGTCTACGGCTTCCTGCTGGGGATCCTGCGTCTCACGGGCAAGCGGCAGGTGAGCCAGATGTCCCCCTTCGACCTCGTGCTCCTCCTGGTGCTCTCCAACGCGGTCCAGAACAGCATGAACGCCGGCGACAACACCGTCACGGCCGGCCTGGTCCTCGTCACCGCCCTCGTGGCCATCAACGCCGCCATGGGCTGGCTCACCTTCCGGTTCAAGCGCGTGGAATCGCTCGTGGAGGGCCAGCCCCTGCTCCTCGTGCACAACGGCGCCGTGATCCCCGCCGCCCTGGCCGAGGAGCGGGTCACCCGGCACGAACTCATGGCCGCGCTCCGGGCCGTGGGCCTCACCTCCCTGGACGAGGTCCACGTGGCCGTCCTGGAATCCAACGGCCACATCAGCGTGATCCCGCGGGTCCGGACGCCGGAGGCCCCCGGGGGGAGCGGCCTCAGCGGGTGA
- a CDS encoding OmpA family protein, with protein sequence MRPTILLPLTAALAVLQAQGRPDLPPPPTAPPAAGAEAPDAARGRDAEAAPTLVKGTARILDVTQAHAKVRAALRGTDHAPRAQADAWIRPKGDGARVLARIRDLPPARDLGGDALTYVLWSISPAGKATNLGEVAPRHGRARIEADVEAQVFGLVVTAEPYFAVARPGDMAVLTLAGVDGPKGTPELAEAAFEQVHRPAQALGLAEGEVPGGDPKAPLDLQQARNAVRIARAAGAPTHAGTPFGRAEALLAQAEAPKGSARERALAAREAVRIAEDARDVACQGQEALRVAEAKREAEARVEAARLEAARAAESDAKARMQASQAQAEASQAQAEADQLRGRLREQLNSVLQTRETAKGLIVNMSGVLFKTGKAELTPAAREKLAKIAGILTAHRGLRIEAEGHTDSTGTEAFNRVLSEKRAEATRAFLVSQGVRPEAITSRGYGEASPIATNDTPQGRQENRRVELVVTMEKRP encoded by the coding sequence ATGCGTCCCACGATCCTCCTCCCCCTGACGGCGGCCCTGGCCGTCCTCCAGGCCCAGGGCCGGCCCGATCTCCCCCCGCCCCCCACCGCCCCGCCCGCGGCGGGCGCGGAGGCGCCGGACGCGGCCCGCGGACGGGACGCGGAGGCCGCCCCCACCCTCGTGAAGGGCACCGCGCGGATCCTGGACGTGACCCAGGCCCACGCGAAGGTCCGGGCCGCGCTGCGGGGCACGGACCACGCCCCGCGGGCCCAGGCGGACGCCTGGATCCGCCCCAAGGGCGATGGGGCGCGGGTCCTCGCCCGGATCCGCGACCTGCCCCCGGCCCGGGACCTGGGGGGCGACGCCCTCACCTACGTCCTCTGGAGCATCTCCCCCGCCGGCAAGGCCACCAACCTGGGCGAGGTGGCGCCCCGCCACGGCAGGGCCCGCATCGAGGCCGACGTGGAGGCCCAGGTCTTCGGGCTGGTGGTCACGGCCGAACCCTACTTCGCGGTGGCCCGGCCCGGCGACATGGCCGTCCTGACCCTCGCCGGCGTGGACGGCCCGAAGGGCACCCCCGAGCTGGCGGAGGCCGCCTTCGAGCAGGTGCACCGCCCCGCCCAGGCCCTGGGCCTGGCCGAGGGCGAGGTGCCCGGCGGCGATCCCAAGGCGCCCCTGGACCTGCAGCAGGCCCGCAATGCCGTGCGCATCGCCCGGGCCGCGGGCGCCCCCACCCACGCGGGCACCCCCTTCGGCCGCGCCGAGGCCCTGCTGGCCCAGGCGGAGGCCCCCAAGGGCAGCGCCCGGGAGCGCGCCCTGGCCGCCCGTGAAGCCGTGCGCATCGCCGAGGATGCCCGGGACGTGGCCTGCCAGGGCCAGGAGGCCCTCCGCGTCGCCGAGGCCAAGCGCGAGGCCGAGGCGCGGGTGGAGGCCGCCCGCCTCGAAGCCGCCCGGGCCGCCGAATCGGACGCCAAGGCCCGCATGCAGGCCTCCCAGGCCCAGGCCGAGGCGAGCCAGGCCCAGGCGGAGGCGGACCAGCTGCGGGGCCGGCTGCGGGAGCAGCTGAACAGCGTCCTCCAGACCCGGGAGACCGCCAAGGGCCTGATCGTGAACATGTCCGGGGTCCTGTTCAAGACCGGCAAGGCCGAGCTGACCCCCGCCGCCCGCGAGAAACTGGCCAAGATCGCCGGCATCCTCACGGCGCACCGGGGCCTGCGCATCGAGGCCGAAGGCCACACCGACAGCACGGGCACGGAGGCCTTCAACCGGGTCCTGTCCGAGAAGCGGGCCGAGGCCACCCGGGCCTTCCTCGTCAGCCAGGGGGTGCGCCCGGAGGCCATCACCTCGCGGGGCTACGGGGAGGCGAGTCCCATCGCCACCAACGACACCCCCCAGGGGCGCCAGGAGAACCGGCGCGTGGAACTGGTGGTCACGATGGAGAAGCGCCCTTGA
- a CDS encoding TfoX/Sxy family protein — MATSERTMTFLVDQLQEAGPVSAKKMFGEYGLFLDGRMFGIIADEQLFFKPTEAGRRLFPEAPYAAPYPGAKPCMCIPPERWDDPDWLAPLARATAAELPLPKPKKPKA, encoded by the coding sequence ATGGCCACAAGCGAACGAACCATGACCTTCCTCGTCGATCAGCTCCAGGAGGCCGGCCCGGTCAGCGCGAAAAAAATGTTCGGGGAGTACGGCCTCTTCCTGGACGGCCGGATGTTCGGGATCATTGCGGACGAGCAGCTGTTCTTCAAGCCCACGGAGGCCGGCCGCCGCCTCTTCCCCGAGGCCCCGTACGCGGCCCCCTACCCCGGCGCCAAGCCCTGCATGTGCATCCCCCCGGAGCGCTGGGACGATCCGGACTGGCTCGCCCCCCTCGCCCGGGCCACGGCCGCGGAGCTGCCCCTGCCCAAACCCAAGAAACCCAAAGCCTGA
- the add gene encoding adenosine deaminase, which yields MRNLTLQDIQRLPKTDLHVHLDGSLRIQTILELAEEQGVKLPGDSIDTLRPHVEVGDECTSLVDYLKAFDVTLSVMQTYDALVRTAYELAVDAAAENVRYMEVRYSPILHQAKGMTLHHIVQAVLEGLAQAEKECAIRTGVILCGIRHISPELSNRLADLTVAFKNKGVVGFDLAGAEEDFPAKKHREAFSRVLANNINCTLHAGEAYGPESIHQAIHLCGAHRIGHGVRLIENGDLLNYVNDHRIPLECCPSSNVQTRAVQTMADHPIRLFYDLGLRVTVNTDNRMVTRTTVSEEYLHLHQSLGFTLDEIKELIIMGFKSAFLPYAVKRAMLADVVSELKSFTPGSLESKKEQL from the coding sequence ATGCGAAACCTGACCCTCCAAGACATCCAGCGCCTGCCCAAGACCGATCTGCACGTCCACCTCGACGGGAGCCTCCGGATCCAGACCATCCTGGAGCTGGCCGAGGAGCAGGGCGTCAAGCTTCCCGGCGACAGCATCGACACCCTCCGGCCCCACGTGGAGGTCGGGGACGAGTGCACCAGCCTGGTCGACTACCTCAAGGCCTTCGACGTCACCCTGTCCGTGATGCAGACCTACGACGCCCTCGTGCGCACCGCCTACGAGCTGGCGGTGGACGCCGCGGCCGAGAACGTCCGCTACATGGAAGTCCGGTACAGCCCCATCCTCCACCAGGCCAAGGGCATGACCCTCCACCACATCGTGCAGGCCGTGCTGGAGGGCCTCGCGCAGGCGGAGAAGGAATGCGCGATCCGCACCGGCGTCATCCTCTGCGGCATCCGGCACATCAGCCCCGAGCTCAGCAACCGCCTGGCGGACCTGACCGTGGCCTTCAAGAACAAGGGCGTCGTCGGCTTCGACCTGGCCGGCGCCGAGGAGGACTTCCCGGCCAAGAAGCACCGGGAGGCCTTCAGCCGCGTGCTGGCCAACAACATCAACTGCACCCTCCACGCCGGCGAGGCGTACGGGCCCGAGAGCATCCACCAGGCCATCCACCTGTGCGGCGCCCACCGCATCGGCCACGGGGTGCGCCTGATCGAGAACGGGGATCTGCTCAACTACGTCAACGACCACCGCATCCCGCTGGAGTGCTGCCCCTCCTCCAACGTCCAGACCCGCGCGGTCCAGACCATGGCCGATCACCCGATCCGCCTCTTCTACGACCTGGGCCTGCGGGTCACGGTGAACACCGACAACCGGATGGTCACCCGCACCACCGTCAGCGAGGAGTACCTGCACCTCCACCAGTCCCTGGGCTTCACCCTGGATGAAATCAAGGAGCTCATCATCATGGGTTTCAAGAGCGCCTTCCTGCCCTATGCGGTCAAGCGGGCGATGCTGGCGGATGTGGTCAGTGAACTCAAGTCGTTCACTCCAGGCAGCCTGGAAAGCAAGAAAGAGCAGCTCTAG
- a CDS encoding Fur family transcriptional regulator — protein sequence MSPQSPLPSRAPSTEASRFESYLRSKKLKLTGERMEILATIFRKDKHFDAEELHAELKSLGRDISRATVYRTLDLLVQCGLVRKSSLGSSHANYEAAHENEHHDHLICLACNKVIEFYRPDLETLQEAICQERTFKPLHHSLQIFGLCADCVDKADENSIRTKVAQIHT from the coding sequence ATGTCCCCCCAGTCCCCGCTGCCGTCCCGAGCCCCTTCCACGGAGGCCAGCCGGTTCGAGTCCTACCTCCGGAGCAAGAAGCTCAAGCTCACGGGTGAGCGCATGGAAATCCTGGCGACCATCTTCCGCAAGGACAAGCACTTCGACGCCGAGGAGCTCCACGCGGAGCTGAAGAGTCTCGGTCGCGACATCAGCCGCGCGACGGTGTACCGGACCCTCGATCTCCTGGTGCAATGCGGACTCGTGCGCAAGAGCAGCCTGGGTTCCAGCCACGCCAACTACGAAGCCGCGCATGAGAATGAGCATCACGATCACCTGATCTGCCTCGCGTGCAACAAGGTGATCGAGTTCTACCGCCCCGACCTGGAGACGCTGCAGGAGGCCATCTGCCAGGAGCGCACCTTCAAGCCGCTCCACCACAGCCTCCAGATCTTCGGGCTCTGCGCGGATTGCGTCGACAAGGCGGACGAGAATTCCATCCGGACCAAGGTGGCCCAGATCCACACGTAG